TCTTATCTACCACTCTCTTCATAATCCTTCCTTACTAATATCTACGCAGAACCCGAGTTCCGCCTACCGATCATGGTTACGTACCTTTTGTTCACCTCAACGGGTTTCTTTGCCTGGGGCCAATCTTCCTATGCACAGGACCCGTGGCCTGTGCCGGTGATTGTGTGTCTGGGAATGATTAATTTTGGTGTTCAGCTCGGCACCACCGGTGTTGTCACCTACATTGTCGACTGTCACCGTGAGAAGGCCGGTGAGGCCTTTGCGACGATGAACTTTCTCAAGAATCTCTTCGCATTTGGACTGTCGTTCTACCTCAATGGGTGGATTGATAGCCAGGGTGTTCGTAACTGCTTCTTCACTATTGGAGGAATCACAATGGCTGCAGGACTAACTACTATCCCAATGTAAGTGCCGCCTTGCGCTGATAATAAGTTGATGATATTTACTAATATGTATTTGCGTTAGGTATATCTTTGGAAAGCGAGCTCGGAGCTGGGTACATCGACATGGAATTGCTGATCGACTGTAAGGACCAGGCTGCCTTTGGCTGTGAAGGTGTCTTAAGTTATTGTAGATCTTATGCATGAGTCATTCATTGTCTGCTATAGGGTGCTGTGATACTTGAATAGATTCCTCTCAAGAATCTCATCCTTTATCTTTTCCAATTCCTTTCATATCTCAGTTGCTGTAGAATAATGGACAACTCAGCCACTCCTACCGCTGCTTCTCAAGCCGGACAACAATATCTCCAGGTAGTACCGCATTCATTGTCAGCCAGGCTGATGTGTAAATACCGAGGGAAAGCTTAGATCAACAAAGACAGTAGTAGACTTGGCTAGTCACTTTACTGAATGCATTATTCCCGGGTCATCTTCATATGTCAACCTGTAGCATAGGGCTCTCAGGCTACACCAtcccaccaccaagaccCTACTTCCTGATGGAGATTATGACACTTCGACCGAATCTATATCCCTAAGATTACCATACATTGTCCTATCACACACCCACTCACCAAAGTGCGTCATCTAACAGAATACAATCTCTCAAAGAATAAGGCTACCTTCACTCAAGATATGTGCTATAGAAACCAACCAAATAAAAGTCAAACCACCTTTAGTCAACATGAACAGCATCCATCAACATACAGAACCCATGCTTCTGCCCCGTGGCACCATACTTGGCCAAATCAAGATCTAGATTCTCGCCGACATCCCGGAACCCACACTTCTTGTAGAGTGTATACCCAGCCCGCGAAGCCTCCAACCAAGCCGGTAGCTGGAGACTCTTTGCCTCTTGCACCCCAGCCATTAGTAGCTTGGTTCCGATCCCACAGCCCTGATACTCTGGATGGACCACTAAGATCTGTAGaactatattatatctgTCAGACATACCTACCCACTCCTCCCACAAGACAACAACAACGCCACCAAACCCCAAAaagccaaaagaagaaaggaaagaaatagaaaCTCACTAGCGacccccctccccccagtccacctctccctcttctccaccaccaactGCCGATACTCCAAACACGCCCTTGGACAAATCGACCTCGGCGGCGGCGTAGCACGCTTCTTAACCGCCTCCTGCTCCGCCTTTACATGGGCCTCTGCATCGCGATAGATAATCCACCACGACCACCCGACAACCCGGCCCGACTCGTCATCAACGGCCTTCGTAAATCGGGCGTTGGGGTTTTCCCGGATAGCTTTCTCTAGGTCCTGAGCTAGGCCTACGGTGTTTTCTTCACGGGGGCCGTACATGACCTCCAGGAGGAGGTCGTTGGGGAAGGCTTTGCTGTGGATTTCGTCGAGGGTGGGGGCGTCGGTGGGGAGGGCGGGGTGGAGGGATACTGATATGCTCTTGGTTGGGGGCATGGTGTTTATGGGTTCTTTTCGGATACGAGGGATGATGGTTGGATTGGGTTTACGGGTATTGCGAGGGGTTATTTTGAGGGGATATTCTGTTTGAATGCTTGAATCTGCTTGAGTCTATCAACATGGTTGAATTTTGGGAGGAGGAATCGGTTAGAGATGCGACAGCGCTATGCCTATTTAGGCAGGATTAATATCAGTAGTTTATAGTATGAACTTATTCAAGGGTTGTTGGAAGTTGATGTCTTTGACTTGCTAAATTGCAGTGTTGGATCGTGACGTTGATAGGCTGCAAACTGGAAAGTAAGCATGTTCTCGAGATCCACTCTGTTGCATCATTTAAAACGGTGTTGCCTTGTGCAGACGTCAATAACAGGCTCGAAATCATCTCAAATGACTGAGTTGACTGGTCTGTTCCCGTAGCGTGAAAGTGATAGCTGAAGTAAGTTCCATAAAGCCCTTTCAGATGTATAGTCCAAAGTCAAAGGAAACAATGCACGGAGTCTCATTACATATAAATTAGTTATTAGACATTAGAGAAGGCCAACATCGTATATAGATAGGAAAATCATCATAACGCTGCCACCTTCGTACAAAGTATCCCAGCTCCTCGAAAGCGAGACTGAGCCGTCAATATCATACCGTACTCATACCGCCATAATCTAGTGAAAATGTCCGTGAGCCACTTCAAATAACCTCACACAGTCCGGTCGAGGTCTATATCCTGACCCTTGGAGTCGCTTTTCCGCGCCTTATGGGTTGCACGACACGCCCATGCAAAAAACCCAACATGGATGATGCTAGTCCACCAGTTAGTGAGAGAATCGAAAACTGGCGAGTTAACCTACAGAGCAAGAAAAGCCATGGCCGTGCCGAAATGCTCGACATTAGCCACGAGCTTTCCATCACAATCAGGTCTACCATTGATGCCACAGCCGTAGCCGTCTCCGGTATAATATGGCTCGTGGAGTGTCAAATATATTATCAGAGTGCTAACCAGTGCAGCCCAAGCGCAAAGGTCAAAAGTAAGGTAGATGGCTGGATGGATCGGGACGGGAAGGGATAATTCAATAGATGCTATTATCAGCGACCAAACAAAGGTGTATTCGGTCTGTAGAAAAGCATTAGCAACCTGTTTGCATGAAATAATTGTCAGGTACTGACCGCCCCGGTGACTGGACTGACCACCTCATGGCCCAAGTCAGCCACCATCACCGTGTCGCTTCCAAACATTGACTGGGACCATCCGAACGCTATCAGCGCAGCGAGGGAGCTGATGGCCGCAACGAATCGCAGGCAAATCGAAGTGCGTGGTGTGTGCATCTTGTATGTGGTAGGAGGTTATGGTTGCTATTCAAGGGCTAGTTTTGTCAACAAGCAGGGTCATCGTAAGCAATATGTTATTGCAGGGTATTATTTTATGGTCACTTACCCTGCTTAAATAGACTCGATATTTAGTTTGGTGTTCATTAGGCGCCCAAGCCCTTACGGATAGCATCAGCCAAGACTAAGATACGAGGCGGAGCCAGTCGTTCATGGTACAGATCATGCAGATCACCACACATGTGGGGAATACCAACGTATGCACAGCCTCTAACCTACTATATGTTGGCTTAGGAGAGCACAGCAAAATAACCGATTGGGTAAATGTTGCATCTTGGCCTTTCTAACTGCGCCTCCGTTTAATATCTCACATGTGCTTGATAACGTATATTGCGTACCTGAATCAATACGCATGCATGGCTTGGTGCATAAAGAAGCTAAAATCAGCCTGTGCAAAGCTCTACTATGATCTTAAGATACCAGGCTACTACTCATGTTAATAAGACCGTAGCAGAAGTTAGTATCACACTTTTTATCTGCTGTGCGTTTTTAAATATTCTGCGCTACTCAATACTATTACATCATTTTAGCCCATACGATCATAGGGTAAGGAAAATAGGGTTCCTATATGCTTAGTTATACACGAGCTACATATTGACGAATTTAGTGTATAGGTAACCGTTAATAGATTGTTACTCTATATTTCGATACTCAtcaattcttttttctaatGTATTAGGTTCAGAGTTCCTCatttttgtatttatatTCAAACCTCCATCCTTCTATGCGCTGGAAGACGAGTAGCTGTCTCAAAACACATCTAACCCTCCCAGGCAATTGTGGCCCCAAGTTGATTCCTGAGGTGTCGATACAATTtgggtagtagtagttgtgACTGACTTTGGCTTTATCACTAGAGGTGCACAATAGGTGAAGAGAAACATACGCGTTCTAGACCGGTTCATGTGTTGACTTGGGTATAACGATCTATATATGGATTTACCTGAGCTCATAATCGTAGCAATGGTAGAGACCGCTAGTCACCAAAGTCGTTGTAGAGTGCATTGCACTCTTTATTTAGTCCCGAAGACGACTTTCAGCTCCTGAATAAGCTGCACCTATCCTACTAGTAAAGCAAAAGAGATTCAACGCACCAAAAATAACATCAATTGGTTATGAAATGGCAGAGCACAAAATAACAATAAATtattcatctcttccagttGTTGCCACTTTCTTTGACTCAACTAGCTCATATCTCCTTAACTTCAACTTCACTTGAAACCGTACAGTAACAGCGGTTATGTCTCAGACACGTAAACACACAGATAGCCATCACAAACAATGTAAGCAGATAACAGAAGATCAAAAAAATCAGCATTTCAGCAGCATTCAAATCCCAGCATCCGTATCCCGTTTGAGTCAACGACATCCCTGGGCTTTTCCAAAACACCACTTGGGGATGCGGCGTGGAAGAATATCATCTCCCGCTTCAACTGGAACATCAGTGGTGGTAGGCATAGGAATAGCCTGCACAGTAGTGGCGGCAAGGACAGCAAGGAGGACGGAAATGAGCTTCATTTTGAATCGTAGAATATGGGTTTTGACAAGATATGGCGGTGGCTGGATAAGGAAGAGCTTCCTGGCCTGGGCTGTTGGAGGCAGCGAAGCAAGACGATTTTGTAGGAGGGCTTAGGGCTTGCTTGGTGGAAGAGATGTTGAACCTGAATAATGTTGTAACTTTGACGAATTTTTGAGCTTTTTTCTGGAGTGGAGAGAAGTAGATAGAAAGTTTGCAGAACTATTTCCAGAGCAGAGAAGAACATCGTCCAGGGAAAGGACATGGCGCTTAATATATGCGTATCCTATCCATTCTTACCTCAGCTACCCAATCTTGAATCCGGAAAGTTCCCTCATGATCTCTTAGGAAATTCACTAAGATTCCCTAACGGTTGGCTGTATGTTTCCCAGTATCCCCAAAGAAGTAGAGCGAACAGTGAATGACAATATGTGCTATGCTCTTATTGCTCGCTATGAGAGGAGCTAGTTGCCACCTGCCGAAGCCTCCTCTTTGTAAATGTCATGTGCATTCTAAAACGTGTCTGCCTGCCTCTGCTTGTGGAAGGTGGGCTTGAGGCTTGATCCTatcaaagaaaacgaaatcGTGCTGCGTAAGTATTTCAGAAAGCTATAGCTGGTGGTGTCGGGGGGCCACCAGGGGGTTGCCCAGGTATCTCCGCAAGTACATGAAGAGGCGACTCAGATCACGCCCGTCAATTTGTTTTGTTAGTGAGCTATTACCGTAGCAATATTTGACGTATACTACTGGCTACCACTCCATTACTTTTTCATAGAGAAGAAATCTATGATAGTACGTGTTCATGGCTAATATAGTTGACAAGCTTCAATATAAGCTCCGAACCTGCATGTACCAGACATGAACCCAGCAACCCCATACAGAACAATATTTCGATCCATCAACAGCATCCAAGGCGATACCAAATAAACATATCGATAACCGTCCAAAGGATAAATGCATATGT
The sequence above is a segment of the Aspergillus flavus chromosome 4, complete sequence genome. Coding sequences within it:
- a CDS encoding acyl-CoA N-acyltransferase, which produces MPPTKSISVSLHPALPTDAPTLDEIHSKAFPNDLLLEVMYGPREENTVGLAQDLEKAIRENPNARFTKAVDDESGRVVGWSWWIIYRDAEAHVKAEQEAVKKRATPPPRSICPRACLEYRQLVVEKRERWTGGRGVAILQILVVHPEYQGCGIGTKLLMAGVQEAKSLQLPAWLEASRAGYTLYKKCGFRDVGENLDLDLAKYGATGQKHGFCMLMDAVHVD